AAGGCGGCCGGAACTGGGTGTTGCCTGCGGGTTTGAACCTGTTTTCGGGTTTTGGGTTGCATCAAATTACCAAGCTGCCTTTTAGCCAAAGCGTTAGGTGGCGACTGGGCATGGAGCGCTTTGTTGCAACCCCTCCGGCCAAGGACGAGCTTATGGGAGCCTTTTTGCGCCGCAAGTTGGGCCCCGAGGTGTGGGCGGTACTGGAGCCATACCTAAGCGCAATGTTGGGTGGCCCCGCCGAGGAAGTCTCGGCGCAAGCTGCCCTGGGTCGTTTGATAGCACTCGAGCGCCAAGGGGGCTTGCTGGCAGGTAGCCGAAAGCTCTCTAACCCAGGCCGGTGGCAGTTAGCCGGGGGAATGGGCAGTCTAATCGAGGCCCTGGGCAAGCACCTCCCAAGCGCCAAGCTATTACCCCAGCACGAAGTGTGGGCTCTCACCCGGGATGCAAGACACTGGCAGGTGCACGTGCGGGGCGGTTCACTTAGCGCCGAGGCCATCTTTATGGCACTTCCCGCCCCACAAGCAGCCAAGGTTTTCCGCCCCTCCGCTCCCCAACTCACCACCCTGCTAAACCACTTTCCCCACCAACACAGCGCCAAGGTCTATCTGCTCTACCGCCACGGCGAGCTGGCCGAACCCACCGAGTATTTTTTTGCCCGTGGGGAGGGCTATACCAGCAGCGCCATTAAGCTGACCCACCCCAGTCCAGACCTGGCCTTGGTAAGAGCCCAGTTTATGGGTGAAGCGGCCCGATGGAGCGACAGCGACCTGGCTAAACAAGCCCAACAAGACCTCGCCCGGCTTCGGCAAATCGAGGCCCGTCCGCTGGCAGCCTGGGTCTTCCGCCAGCCCTCCTCGAGGCCTCAGTTCACCCAGGGCCACGCGCAGCGGGTAGCCCACCTCGAGCAGGAGCTGGTGTATGCCCCGGGCCTTTTCCTCACCGGTAGCTATCTGGCCGGCCCCGGCCTAGCCAACCTGGTAGAACACGCCCATCAAACCATACGGCGGGCCCTCGATTTCCTGGCCCTCTAGAACCCCTTGGCAGCAGTTTGCTCAGCATACCGTCGTGGAGATGAGGTTACAAAGTTTGAGCGCAGGGAGGACGTTTTTCGACCCGCCTTTTTGGTAATGGAATCTCTGCAACTGTGTAATAGCGCAAAACCCCCAGACCGCAGCCTGGGGGTTCGCAAAGCATCGCCTTATTTCAGTTCGACCTTGGCGCCTGCATCCTCGAGCTGCTTCTTGATCTTTTCGGCTTCGTCTTTGGAGACACCTTCCTTGACGGTACCGCCTTGCTCGGCCAGGTCTTTAGCTTCCTTCAGGCCCAGGCCGGTAATGGCGCGGAGCTCTTTGATCACGTTGAGCTTCTGGGCGCCCGCATCCTTGAGCACCACATCGAACTCGGTCTTCTCTTCGGCAGCAGGAGCCGCCGCACCGGCAGCGGCGCCCGGCATGGCCACGGCCACCGGAGCAGCAGCGGTCACGCCCCACTCTTCTTTAAGTTCGTCAATAAGTTGCTTGAGTTCCAGTACGGTTGCACCGGACAGTTGAGCCTTGATCGAAGCAATATCGAGAGCCATTTTTTCCTCCTATCGGGCCTATTGACCCACCGGCCTAAGCGGCCTCTAGTTTCTGAACCTGGGCATCCAGGATGCCCACCAATTCCTGCGCCTTTGCCCCCAGCACGGCCACGAAGTTGGACATCGTAGCGGACAGCACGCCGACCAGTTCGGCTTGCAGTTCCTTCTGGCTGGGCAGCTCGGCCAGGGCCTCCACCTGCTGACCCGTGAGGGCCTGTCCCGAGAGCATTCCCGACTTTAGGGCAGGAATGCCTTTATCGTTCGTCTTGGCGAACTCCTTGAGGGCTTTGGCGACACCGGCGGGGTCGTTGAAGGTCACCACCGCCGAAGGGCCACTCAAACCTTCGATGGCCGGCAGTCCCAGGTCGCTGATGGCTTTGCGGATTAGGGTGTTTTTGGCCACAATCAGCTCGCCACCCTTTTCCCGCAGCGCCTTGCGCAGCTTCCCGGTAGGGCCCGCCTCGAGCCCTTGGTAGTTCACCAAGAAGAACGAGCCTTCCGTACCCTTGAGGGTAGCGGTAAGCGCCTCGAGGTTTTCGATGTTGCGCTTGTTAGGCAATGTTCCTCCTAGCGTGGGCAGGGGTAGGGACTTAGCAAAGACTCTACAACCCGCCCTCTTGTTGTTTTGGGACTAGGGAGTTCCCACCAAGTTAACCGCGAAAAACGCTTCCCTACGAGCGCCTCGGCGACATTTTTAAGGCTTCTCGCCCGTCGCTGTCTTTGGCTGCCCTGCGGGCCCGGCCTAGCAATCCAAGGCCCAGGAGGGACACCAAGGGTGAAGTATACAAAACGACCTTGGCTCCTGACAAGTCCGGTCGCGTAATCACCGACGGGAAGGTTCTGGCTTCCAGCGCTCTTCACAGACGTGGCCGCCCACTTCCCTCCCCTACTGCGTAGGGGAGGCCAGGTGGGGTGGCTGACCTGGCCCTTCACGCAGCGGATTGGGGGCCTTGCCTGATACCCTCCCCCACCCTCCCTACGCGGTAGGGAGGGCGTTTTTAGGCCATCTCGGGGGCCGAAGTGGGATGGAATCTCTACATCGATGTATTCGGTGTGCGGTACAAAACTTCGGAAATTTAGTTACCAGACCACTAAGCCAGCCGCAACTCCGGCAGGCCTTGGACTAAGTGCTCGTCGTGGGTAGCCACGATCACCGCGGTGCCGATTTCTTGGGCCAGGCTCAGCATGAGCCCGAGTACTTTTTCGGCGTTGCGCCGATCCAGGCTGCCGGTCGGCTCGTCGGCTAGCAAGAGCTTGGGGCGGTTGTACAGGGCTCGAGCCACCGCAATACGCTGCCGCTCACCTCCCGATAGGGCCTTGGGGAATAGATGGGCACGGTCTAGTAGCCCTACCCGATTGAGTAACTCCAGCCCCCAGGCCGGGTCTACCTGGTTGGCTAAATACCCCGGAACAAGGATGTTTTCTAGTGCGGTAAGCTCGGCTTGTAGATAGTGGTGCTGAAAGACTAAGCCGGTGAAGTATAGCCGCTGTCGGGCCAGCTGCTCTTCGCTCAGATCACCGATGCTCTGGCCCAGCCACCGCACATCGCCCGCTTGCAAGGCCAGCAACCCGGCCAGCAGGTGCAGCAGGGTGGTTTTGCCGCTACCCGAGGGCCCCAGAACGACCCGTATCTCGCGCTCATGCAGGGCGAAGTCCAGGTTCTGGAACAGCTCGACCTCGCCATAGCGAAAACCCAACCCAGAAGCTTCCAAAACCGGAGTGTTACTTGCTATTGGCAAACCGTTACGCACCCTTGTAGAGTGTACTTGATGTTGGCCGACCTACAGGTACTAGCCAAGACCCCGCTCTTCCAAGGGGTGCCGCCTCAGGCCCTCGAGGTTGCTCGAGAGTCTTTTGTAACCCGCAACTACCCGGCAGGTAAGTTAATTTTTGAGGCCGGGGATATGGGGGCGGCCCTTTATATTGTCCAGAGCGGACAGGTGCGCATCTACCGTACCTACTTGGATGGACGGGAGCGCATGTTTGCCTACCTGGGCCCCGGCGAAGTGTTTGGAGAGATGAGCCTGCTGGACGATCAGCCCCGCAGCGCCTCTGCCGAGACCACCCTAGACTCGGTGCTGCTGGTGTTGTACCAGGATGCCTACTGGAGTCTGGTGCGCAAATGGCCGGAAATCCTGCACAACCTGGCCACCATCCTGGCTCGTCGCCTGCGCGAGGCCGACCTAGAGCTCGAGGTGCTTTCCTTCGAAGAGGCCCGGGGCCGGGTGGCCTACGCCCTAACCAAACTGCGCAAGCAGCGCTATGGCGATGGGGTCAAGATGAAGCTAACCCACCAAGAACTGGCCCAGCTCTCCGGAACCAGCCGCGAGACCGTAACCCGTGTGCTGCATGCCCTGCGCGAGGAAGAGCTGGTTCGGGTGGGCTCGGGTTATGTAGAAATCCTCGATCCGGTGGGTCTGGAGGAAGTGCTTTTTGGCTTGCGCTAGCTTAGCGCCTATTGGTCTGGGGCCAGAACGGGTTTGGTTGTTGCATGAAGGATGCGACCGCGCTGAGGAAGCGTTATGCGTTTGCGGGCTGATTTAGTCCCTCAGGACAACCTAAGCTATCAGGATGTGGTTCTGGTAGTGGATGTAATTCGGGCTACCACCACCGCGACGGCTTTTTTGGAAGCGGGCGCCAGCAGCTTGTACCTCACGGCCAGCTTGGAGGGCGCTCGAGCTTTCCGAGATACCGATGTGGTGCTGGCAGGGGAGGAAGGGGGCCTTAAACCTGCCGGCTTTGATTACGGCAACTCGCCCCGGGAAGCCCTGGAAGCGCCGGTAGGGGGCAAAATTGTGGTGCTGAGCACCACCAACGGCACCCGCACGGCGCACTTAGCGGCCCAGAGCGCCAAACACGTTTTGCTCGCTTCGCTTTACAATGCCCACGCTGCTGCTCGTCTGGCCCACCAACTCGCCACCGAAGAGGTGGCAATTCTGTGTGCGGGCAAAGAGGGTCGCATAGGCCTGGACGACGTATACACCGCAGGCGTACTGGCCGAGTTTTTGCAGATCATGGGCTCCTATGAACTCGAGGATGGTGCGCTCACCGCCCTCACCACCCGTCGCGCCTATCCCGATCCACTGGAGCCGCTGCATCTTTCGGCGGCAGCCCAGGCCCTGCGACAGGTAGGGCTCGAGGCCGATGTACCTTTTTGCGCCCAGATCGCTGCTTCCCCTGCTGTGGGGGTGCTCGAGGGGCGGGTGGGCGAGGCCCTCATCTTTAAGCGAGCGCAGCGCCCCAGCAATGCCAGCCAGAGCCAGATTCCGACCGTCTAGTACGGTCTCCACAAGATGAACAAGCCTGATCGTGGCGAAGAGGTCAGGGCATTAGACCCGGTTTGCGGGTTTGGCCGGGTAGTGGTAAGCGTGCCGAGATAAATCGGACTGGAGCGAGAGCGCTCTAATGCTCAGAACCTGAGGCCTGCTGACCTTGGGTCGGCATTGTTTTGGGCGCTTATGGCTACTCCCGGCCCTCATCAACCCTATTCGGCCGTAGTCAGCCGTATCATGGAGCGGTATGTTGGCGCAGGAAATAGTGCAGCAAGTCCAGTCGGGTCAACGTTCGCCGCGTGAAATAGTCGAGGAGCGCTTGCAGCGCATTGCAGAGCTCGAGCCCTACCTCCATGCCTTTATCCGCTTGAATCCAGAAGCGCGCTCTGAGGCCCAAGCTGTTGAAGAGCGCCTGGCAGGTGGCGAGAGCCTACCGCTGGCGGGGGTTCCGGTGGCCGTCAAGGACAATATCTGTACTGAGGGGCTGGAAACCACCTGCGGCTCTAAAATGCTGGCTTCCTTTGTGCCTCCGTATAACGCTACGGTCATCGAAAAACTGCGCAAAGCCGGGGCCATCGTGGTGGGCAAGGCCAACATGGACGAGTTTGCCATGGGTTCTTCCACCGAATACTCGGCCTTTGGCCCGACCCGCAATCCCTGGGACTTGGAGCGGGTACCGGGGGGAACCTCGGGGGGCTCGGCGGCAGCGGTGGCCGCCGATATGGTGCCGGTGGCGCTTGGAACCGACACCGGTGGGAGTGTACGCCAGCCGGCTGCGTTGTGTGGCATCTACGGCTTTAAGCCTACCTATGGCCGTATTTCACGCTATGGAGTGGTAGCCACCGCCAGCAGCTTGGATCAGGTAGGAACCATGGCCCGCTCGATAAGTGACCTGGCCCTGCTGAGCGAGGTAGTATGCGGCCACGACCCGCGAGACAGCACCAGCCTGGAAGCCGTACCGCAGTTCATGGCCGCCTTGCAGGCTCCGGTGCAGGGCATGACCGTGGGGATTGTCAAGGAAGCCCTAGCACAGGGCAACTCGCCCGGGGTGCTGGAGGCCCTCGAGCGTTTCCGTTTGGTACTGGAAAAGCAAGGGGTGCGCTTTGTTGAGGTCAGCATTCCCACCCTGGCGTACGCCCTGGCCGCCTACTACATTGTCAACACCGCCGAAATCAGCTCCAACCTGGCCCGCTACGACGGAACCCTTTATGGGCTGCGGGTGCCCGCTGAAGATAGTATCAGCACCATGATGCAAAGCCGTGAACACGGTTTTGGCCCCGAGGCACAGCGGCGGATTCTGATGGGAACGTTTGTGCTTTCGTCGGGTTACTACGATGCCTACTACGGCAAAGCACTGCGTGTCAGGGCCAAACTCAAGGCCGACATAGACGCTGCCCTTGCCCAGGCCGACCTGCTGCTCACCCCTACCAGCCCTTTCCCAGCCTTCCCATTTGGCGAAAAAACCAGCGACCCCCTTGCGATGTACCTGGCCGACATAGACACCGTAGCCGTCAACCTGGCCGGAGCGCCCGCGATGAGTATCCCCGCAGGCTTCGAGGGGGCGTTGCCGGTAGGCGTTCAGCTCATCGGCAAACCCTTGCAGGACGAGCAAATCTTTACCCTGGCACATGCTTTTGAGCAAGCTACCGAGCGGGCTTTTGCTAAAGCAGCACAGGTTAACCTCGGCGTTACGCCACCTTATGCGCAGCAATGACCTATGGAAATCTATCTAGTACGCCATGCCATAGCCCTCGAGGCGCTACCGGGTCAGTCCGACGATGCCCGGCCGCTGTCTGAACCGGGCAGACAGAAGTTCAAAGAGGCGGTGCAGGGGCTTGGGCGCCTAGGCGTTCATTTTGACCGCCTTTACCATAGCCCCAAGCTACGCGCGGTACAGACCGCCGAACTTCTTGTGCCGCTGCTGGAGGGCGAGACCGAAGTAACGCCCTATCTGGCCGCCGAGCCCGGCCTACCGCTCCTCGAGGCTTTGCAGGGCAACAACGTAGCCCTTGTGGGGCACGAGCCCTGGATCGGCAGCTTATGTGCCTGGCTGCTCACGGGGCGCAAAGACGGTGGCCCTTTCCCCTTCAAAAAAGGGGGCGTGGCCTGGCTCGAGGGCACCCCTAAGCCTGGCGGCATGAAGCTCCGGGGCTTCTGGTCGCCCCGGGTTTTGCGCAGGCTATCCGGCTAAGTGGTCTCGTAATCTGATTTTCGTCGCTTTGCCCTTACAAATCCAAACGTGAGCACCTTGTCATTGCGAGGAGGCCCCGCCGACGAAGCAATCCAGATAGCCTTGTGTAGGCTGGCCAGGTCAGAGCTTCTAGATTCCTTCGCATCCTGCGGATGCTGGCAATGACGGAAAAGTGGGGTCACATACTTTGTTACCAGACCACTAAGTGGTCTGGTAACTAAATTTCCGAAGTTATGTACCGCACACCGAATACATCGTTGTAGAGATTCCATCCCACTTCGGCCCCCGAGATGGCCTAAAAACGCCCTCCCTACCGCGTAGGGAGGGTGGGGGAGGGTATCAGGCAAGGCCCCCAATCCGCTGCGTGAAGGGCCAGGTCAGCCACCCCACCTGGCCTCCCCTACGCAGTAGGGGAGGGAAAGGGCGAAGCGGGGTGGGGTGCTTTTTGCATGACCGTACAGGCAAGGCACCGAAGGCCCAGGTTTACGAGACACGGCGCGTTCTGAAGGCTAAACCTCATACTGCGTATTTTGTTACCAGACCACTAAGCCTGCTCGAGGCTAAAAGGGGTCTTCTGGCCGGCCAGGGCAATTGCGCGGGCCTCCTCTGGCACCCAGGAGAGCCCCAACACCGCCCTATAGGCCCTTAGCGCCTGGTCGCGCCGGCCTAACAGGTCGGCCAACTGCCCGTAGCGGGCCAGGGTGTAGCCCGGCAGGTAGGCGGGGTGCTGAAATTCGCTGTGCACAAGCTGCTCCAAAAGAGCAAAGGCGTCCTCCGGCTGTTTGGCGGCCAGGTAGATCTGGGCGGCGCAGTAGAGGGCTTCGGGGCTTTCTACTTCCTGCAACTGCTCTAGCAAAACCGCCCAGTCGTCCGACTCGCTCAGTTGCCAGGCCCGATCCAGCACGCTGCGCTGACGCTCGAGCTCGGTGGGGGTATGGGCCCCTGGCAACTGGTACCGCTCTGCCGGCAGGTTCTCCAGCAGCCAAGGGTACTCGAGCGCATCCACCAACACCACCCCACGCCCTGGAGCACCCCGCAAGCGCTGGGCTACTTGCTCCATGCGCTGCCGCCGGAAGCCGGTCGCGGGGCCCTCACCAAAAACCTGGGCGTAGCCCTGATGGTAGGCTTTTAGTACCTGTAGCACCGCCTCCTGGGCAAAATCTTCTGGGGTGCGGGGGGTGCTGAGCAGGGCTTGCAGGCTTTCCTCGAGACCCTGCACCTGGTGCAAAAGCTGCTGGCCTTTGGGGTACTGGCGCAAAGCTTCGCGAAAGCGATCGGCCTCGGCTTTGAGGTGGGCCTGTTCGTCCAGCGCCTCTATCTCCAAACCTGCTCTTTCGGCCCAGGGCAAAACGTGAAAGAATGAGACCTCGTTCTGGTCGCGCCAGCGCTGCGCTGCCAGTTCCTCGGGGCTATACGAGGCCAGGAATATCTTTTGGGGCTGGTGCAACTTAATCAGCTCCACCACCGTCACCCCGTTGTAGCGCGGGTGCAGGATATGAAAGGGGCCCAGCGTAGGAATGACCAAGACCGACACGCCCGGCATTTTAGACCTCCAAGATCGCAACTACCGTTTTGCAATGCTCAATGGCTGGTTTGTGCTGTTGGGGGACGCTTTTTTTAATGGCTCCATCGTGCTGGCCTCCTTTGCCGCCAAGCTCGGCGCGGCCAACTGGGTGATCGGGCTGTTGCCGGCTTTGCTCAACGCCGGCTCGATGATACCGCAGGTTTTTGTCGCGCCCTACGTGGCCCGGCTTCCGGTCAAGGTGGTGCTGTACCGCCGCATGGCCCTGTTGCGGGTGGCCAGCCTGGGCCTGGTAGCGTTGGGAGGGTTTGTACTAGGGCAGCGCCCCGACCTGCTGCTATGGGTATTTACGGTCGGGCTTGCCCTCAACGGCTTTTTTACCGGGTTCTCGAGCCTTCCTTTCTGGGAGGCCATCGGAAAAACCATTCCCATGGAGCGCCGCAGCGGGCTTTTCGCGGCCCGCAACCTGGTGGGCGGGTTGTTGGCTTTTGGGGCCGGTTTTCTGGTGCGCCTCATCCTTGATCTGCCGCTGGCTTTTCCCTACCCCTATGCCATTCTCTTCACCCTTGGCACCCTGGCCTTTGCCTATGGTTGGCATCTGTTTGGCTTGGTAGACGAACCCCCCGACAAAGAAACCCGCTCCGAGCGCATCTCGCTTAGCCTACCCTTCCGCGACTTTTATTTTCGCCGCTTTTTGCGGGTGCGCATTCTGCTGGTGATGGCCAGCATGGTCGAACCCTTCTATGCAGCCTACGCCGTGCGGGTGCTGGGACACAAAGGTGAGATCGGAACCTATCTAATGGTCTATACGCTTTCCTCGGTGCTTTCGAACCTACTGTGGGTGCGCATTTCCCGGCGCTATGGCTCGCGTAGCCTAATCCTGATCGGCGCCGCCCTGGGCGCAGCAACCCCTCCTCTGGCACTGCTGCTATCCCCGTCGGCTTTTTGGTTGGTGTTTGTGTTGCAAGGGGCATACCTGGCCTCCATTGGGGTAGGCACCTCCACCTATCTAGTGAACCTGGCCCCCACCGATGCCCGCAGTTCGTACATCGGCCTGTCCAATACTATTGTGGGGTTGTTGGCCTTCTCGCCGGTGTTGGGTGGGTTGCTGGCCGACCGCGTGGGGTATGCGGGGCCGATGGTGGTTGCAACCATCTGCTATGCCTGGGCCTTGTATGCGGGCCGCCGCCTGAAGCTGCTCGAGGGGGTACAACCGCGCTGAGGAGTCTGATACCGGATTCAAAAAGATAGTCTTCAGAACAAACAACCCTGATGGTTATCTTTTTGAATCCTAGAGCACACCCCTCCCTGACGGTCGGCGAAAAAAACGTCTCCCTTCGGTCGGGTTCGTTTGTCGCCGTTCGGTGACAAACGAACCGAATCTGGTATGACATAAAGGCACCGTCGGAAAGATTCCCCCACATTTTCAGAGTGATAGCCCACAGGCCCTTCACCGCGTAGGGTTGGGGAGGGTTCCTGGCAAGGCCCCGGGCCTGTCTGTTAGCAGGCCCTATCCATAACCCCACCTGGGGGAGGAAGGGGGCGAATCGGGATGGGGTGGTTTTCTGGTTGTACATATGTGGCTATATTGGTCTGGTAATCTGATTTACGTCACTTTGCCCTTTAAGATCCAAATGTGAGCCCCTTGTCATTGCGAGGAGGCCCCCGCCGACGAAGCAATCCGGGTAGGGTTGACTGGGCGAGCCAGGCCAGAGATGCTGGATTGTTTCGCATCCAACGGATGCTCGCAATCACAGGAGAAGGCCGGTATCCCATACTTTGTTACCAAACGGCTATACGGGCATCTCTACGCCTAAATGACACGGCCATAATGCCTACCAAACAGGCGCAAACCGATGGGCGGGGCACCCCGTGCTTTCGCCTTTTTGCCTGCTCGGTGTACAGTGACGGAGGACGGTAAAACCATGTTTGAACCAGGGCTTTTGAAGGATAAGGTAATACTGGTAACGGGGGGCGGTACGGGTCTGGGCCGCTCGATGAGCACACGCTTCCTGGAGCTTGGGGCCAGGGTGGCCATTACCAGCCGTCGGGCCGAGACCCTTGCCCAGGCTGCCCAGGAGATGATGCAGCAGACCGGAGGAGAGGTTTTTGCCACTCCGGTAGATGTGCGCGACCCAGAAGCAGTAAAAAGCATGGTGGACGCGGTAGAAGCCCATTTTGGCCGCATTGATGTGCTGCTCAACAATGCGGCTGGCAACTTTATTTCCCCTACCGAGCGGCTCTCCTATCGGGCCTTCGATGCGGTGTTGAACATTGTGCTCCACGGTACGGTGTACTGCACCCTCGAGGTCGGTAAGCGCTGGATTGCGCGTAAACAGAAAGGGGTCATGCTCAACATTGCTACCACCTATGCCCAGTCCGGCTCGGGGTATGTGGTGCCTTCTGCTACGGCCAAGGCCGGCGTGGTAGCCCTGACCAAGTCACTGGCGGCGGAGTGGGGCAAGTACGGCATCCGGCTCAACGCCATTGCACCGGGGCCCTTCCCCACCGAAGGGGCCTGGACACGCCTGATGCCTACCCCGGAGATTGCCCAAATGTTCGAGAAGAAGATTCCCCTGGGGCGGGTGGGCGAGCACATCGAACTCGCCAACCTGGCCTCTTACCTCATCTCCGACTACGCGGGCTTCATTACCGGCGACGTGATCACCATTGACGGGGGCGAGACGGTCTGGAATGCGGGGGAATTCAACATCCTGGACGCCGTAACCCAGGAGCAATGGGATGCCCTCGAGGCCCTTCGCAAGAAAAGCTAACCCGCAAACCCGATTCCGGCGTGGCACAATAAAAGCGTGGAAGTGATCCAACCTTACATCGGACAGCTCACCTTTGGCGGGCTGGCCGGTTTTGCTGTGGGCTACGCTATCAAGACCGTGGGGCGTTGGGTGGCCATCATCCTGGGCCTGATTTTTGTGGTGGTGCAGGTGCTGGCCTCGATGGGCTACATCAACGTGGACTGGACGCGCATCCAGCGCGATGTGGAGCCTTTACTGCAACAAGATCAGATCAAAAGCGCCTGGGACGCTCTGGTGCGGGTGCTTACTACCAACCTACCTTTTGGAGGGGCTTTTGTAGCGGGGCTTCTGCTGGGGTTGCGGCGGGGTTAGGCGTACTTGGTGCGGAGCAAAAGGGCCTGGCCGGAGAGTTCTGCTAGCCGGTCAAGGTCTATGGCGGTGGGGTGACCGTGCTGGGCCAGGTAGGGCAGCACCTGTTCGGTAGCCAGGTTGCCTACTAGCTCGTCGCCGGCAAAGGGGCAGCCGCCAATGCCGCCCAGTGCTCCCTCGAGCCAGCACACCCCGGCCTGTAGGGCTACCGCTACTTTCTCCAGGGTGTGCTCCGGACGACTATGTAAGTGCAGGCCGATTTTTTCATCCAACCCCCCCTCCCGCGCCACAGCTTGAAGGGTATCGGCGATGGTCTGGGCCGTGGCCACCCCGTAGGTATCGGCCAGCACGATGCCCGAAAGCCCCGGCATCTGCTGCATGCGCTGCACAAACTGCGCGGTAAGACCCGGTTCCCAGGTGTCGCCATAGGGGTTGCCGAAGGCCATCGAAAGGTAGACCACAAAGCGCAGCCTTCCGGCTTCGGCTAAGAGTTGTTCCAAAACCGGCCAGGATTCTTGGATGCCTAGGTTGAGGTTTTTGCGCTGGAAGGTCTCGGAGATGGAGAAGGGATAGCCTACCGTGGTCAGGTGAGGGGCTTGTCGGGCCCGCTCCAGACCCTTGGGGTTGCCAATGATGGCCAGGTACTCCCGTCCCTCCGGCTTGGGCAAGGCGGCCAGCACCGCCTCGGCATCGGCGTGCTGAGGCACCCATTTGGGCGAGACAAAGCTGGTCAGGTCGAGGCTTTGAAAATCGGCCTCGAGCAGCCCCAGCAAATATCCCACCTTTTCTTCGGTTGGAATGAATCGGGCAAACCCCTGCCAGGAGTCCCGTGGACACTCCACCCATTTCACAGTTCCTCACTATACCGAGCGATGCCCTCCGGCTGCACCACATACAGCTCGCCCCATAAAGGGTAGCCCTGCCTGAACACATCGCTCAAGATCTCGCGCATCAGCTCGGGGTCAATCACCCCCGGGCGCAGCACGATACGCGGGAAGCTGAGGGGAAAGCGCACGGGGTCGGAGAAGTCCAGGTCGAGTGTGACCAGCACATAGTTGTGTTGCTCGGCGTAGGCGTACAAAAAGGCGTCGGAGCGCCCGGTGAGGCCCATCTCCCGCGCCGTGACCACCTCGTGCCCCTCGCCAATCAGCCACCAAAGCACCCGCTGGGGTATGTTTTCGTCGAGCAGAATGCGCATTACTCCTCGTGCAGGGCGATCCACTCGTAGTTGGTGGAGCGGGCCCCGTACAACAGCGCGGCCTGGATGTCCTGGCGGGTCAGTTCGGGCCACTGCACCAATACCTCCTCGACGGACATCTGCGAGGCCAGGGCTTCCAAGACCATATGTACCGCAATGCGGGTTCCCTTTATGCGGGGGCGCCCTCTTAGCATTTCGGGATTGGAGCTGATGCGGGAGAGGAGTTCGCTGCGAGCCTTGGTATTCAGCTTCATGTGCTACCTCCCTGAGGGCGGTTTTGGGGCCCAGGGTTCACGCGCAAGTTCGGGCCGCAAAAGACGCTATGCACCCCGGCACGAGCCTGAGGCTTTCTTGGCTGGGCTGCATGCTTCATCATAGCCGATATTGCCCAGCGGTAGGGTCAAAAATCTCTCCTGCCCGGATGTTCCCACGGGAAGCTCCACGTGGGTTAACCCAAGCGCCCACAAGTCTTCCCATCGGCACCCAGATTCAGGCTTCCTGCGGGGGCCCCAGATGAGGGATCAAACGAGTTGTTTACAGGACTTTCTATTTGAAACCGCTATGACTCTGCTAGCTCGAGCCCAAAGCGTTGAATGCTTTACAAACCCTCCACCGGCTCGGTTTCCATGCCCCGAATGGCCTCGCGCAACCAGTCGGGGATGCGGGCGGGCTTGCCGTTTTCCAGCCAGACTACCACCACCTTGATCCGGGCGGCCAGCCCGCCGTCGGCCCAGGTTTCGCTATAAGTGCGGAAGCTCGAGTTCCCCACCCGCTCTACCCGCAAGGCAATCTCCACCTGCTGTCCGAACAAAATGGGGGTGATGTAGTCCACCTCGGCCCGCGCCATTACAAAGTTTCCGCTGTCGATGTGGGCGCCGGCTTGCTGTAGGTAGTGGCCCCGCGCCACTTCGTCGTAGGTCAGATAAACCGCGTTGTTGACGTGCTCGAGGGTGTCGAGGTCGCTAAAACGCACCTGGATGGGTACGCGCACCGGAAAGATCATGCCCTGGATTCTATCCCGAGGTATGGGG
This genomic stretch from Meiothermus sp. harbors:
- the rplJ gene encoding 50S ribosomal protein L10, with amino-acid sequence MPNKRNIENLEALTATLKGTEGSFFLVNYQGLEAGPTGKLRKALREKGGELIVAKNTLIRKAISDLGLPAIEGLSGPSAVVTFNDPAGVAKALKEFAKTNDKGIPALKSGMLSGQALTGQQVEALAELPSQKELQAELVGVLSATMSNFVAVLGAKAQELVGILDAQVQKLEAA
- the hemG gene encoding protoporphyrinogen oxidase, yielding MSRIAIIGGGLAGLAAAYWASQAGLEVVVLEATQRFGGHTRTAKLDAIALELGEESFDDWPPVLLDLCGQLKLEPTPSPNLRQIVLQGGRNWVLPAGLNLFSGFGLHQITKLPFSQSVRWRLGMERFVATPPAKDELMGAFLRRKLGPEVWAVLEPYLSAMLGGPAEEVSAQAALGRLIALERQGGLLAGSRKLSNPGRWQLAGGMGSLIEALGKHLPSAKLLPQHEVWALTRDARHWQVHVRGGSLSAEAIFMALPAPQAAKVFRPSAPQLTTLLNHFPHQHSAKVYLLYRHGELAEPTEYFFARGEGYTSSAIKLTHPSPDLALVRAQFMGEAARWSDSDLAKQAQQDLARLRQIEARPLAAWVFRQPSSRPQFTQGHAQRVAHLEQELVYAPGLFLTGSYLAGPGLANLVEHAHQTIRRALDFLAL
- a CDS encoding ABC transporter ATP-binding protein; translation: MEASGLGFRYGEVELFQNLDFALHEREIRVVLGPSGSGKTTLLHLLAGLLALQAGDVRWLGQSIGDLSEEQLARQRLYFTGLVFQHHYLQAELTALENILVPGYLANQVDPAWGLELLNRVGLLDRAHLFPKALSGGERQRIAVARALYNRPKLLLADEPTGSLDRRNAEKVLGLMLSLAQEIGTAVIVATHDEHLVQGLPELRLA
- the rplL gene encoding 50S ribosomal protein L7/L12, with amino-acid sequence MALDIASIKAQLSGATVLELKQLIDELKEEWGVTAAAPVAVAMPGAAAGAAAPAAEEKTEFDVVLKDAGAQKLNVIKELRAITGLGLKEAKDLAEQGGTVKEGVSKDEAEKIKKQLEDAGAKVELK
- a CDS encoding Crp/Fnr family transcriptional regulator is translated as MLADLQVLAKTPLFQGVPPQALEVARESFVTRNYPAGKLIFEAGDMGAALYIVQSGQVRIYRTYLDGRERMFAYLGPGEVFGEMSLLDDQPRSASAETTLDSVLLVLYQDAYWSLVRKWPEILHNLATILARRLREADLELEVLSFEEARGRVAYALTKLRKQRYGDGVKMKLTHQELAQLSGTSRETVTRVLHALREEELVRVGSGYVEILDPVGLEEVLFGLR
- a CDS encoding 2-phosphosulfolactate phosphatase is translated as MRLRADLVPQDNLSYQDVVLVVDVIRATTTATAFLEAGASSLYLTASLEGARAFRDTDVVLAGEEGGLKPAGFDYGNSPREALEAPVGGKIVVLSTTNGTRTAHLAAQSAKHVLLASLYNAHAAARLAHQLATEEVAILCAGKEGRIGLDDVYTAGVLAEFLQIMGSYELEDGALTALTTRRAYPDPLEPLHLSAAAQALRQVGLEADVPFCAQIAASPAVGVLEGRVGEALIFKRAQRPSNASQSQIPTV